One stretch of Coleofasciculus sp. FACHB-1120 DNA includes these proteins:
- a CDS encoding sigma-70 family RNA polymerase sigma factor, which translates to MQTRQNIIEIFSTFLQFDADRFSGWVTDAKLRRSMLGCMSQLPQPETSEKYWVLYWYKERQFQGESLARSPKMSDSLGTWHLAAYLQETGYWVAQKTAANFSSGQNTVADCFQIAIAQVDKVLKGFNPSQGFALKNYASAIFGNLIRENLRQRGEVDICTPWGLLRKISQKRLIEALQTAGLSSQAIASYVLAWNCFKAVYVPTQTVVSRKLPKPDTAAWNAISTLYNYNSQRQGAECHPETLEKWLLSCAKAARDYLYPTFNSLNTPREGQDSGEFLETLSGTESPSLLAEIISQEEEQSRNSQLAEINAVLVAAVAKLESQAQQLLQMYYTQQLNQQQIAQQLEIQQYTVSRRLSKARQSLLLALAQWSQNTLHISLTSDVLKDTSAVLEEWLKTHYSHLDTLTHREQPQ; encoded by the coding sequence ATGCAGACTCGGCAAAACATCATTGAAATTTTTTCGACGTTCTTGCAATTTGATGCGGATCGGTTCAGTGGTTGGGTGACAGATGCCAAACTGCGGCGAAGTATGCTGGGTTGCATGAGTCAGCTGCCACAACCAGAAACTTCAGAAAAATATTGGGTGCTTTACTGGTACAAGGAAAGGCAATTTCAGGGGGAGAGTCTGGCGCGATCGCCCAAAATGAGTGATTCCCTGGGAACATGGCATCTAGCCGCTTATCTCCAAGAAACTGGCTATTGGGTGGCTCAAAAAACGGCTGCAAATTTTTCCAGCGGACAGAATACTGTCGCTGACTGTTTTCAAATCGCGATCGCGCAAGTTGATAAAGTCCTCAAAGGCTTTAACCCTAGCCAAGGTTTTGCACTGAAAAATTACGCGAGTGCCATTTTCGGCAATCTGATCCGCGAAAACCTGCGCCAGCGCGGGGAAGTGGATATCTGCACGCCTTGGGGATTGTTGCGTAAAATCAGCCAAAAGCGACTCATTGAGGCTTTGCAAACAGCGGGGTTATCTTCGCAAGCGATCGCAAGTTACGTTCTCGCTTGGAACTGTTTCAAGGCGGTGTATGTCCCGACGCAAACTGTCGTCAGCCGCAAACTTCCGAAACCAGACACTGCTGCTTGGAACGCGATCTCAACCCTGTACAATTACAATTCACAACGACAAGGTGCAGAATGTCATCCCGAAACGTTGGAAAAGTGGCTGCTGAGTTGTGCGAAAGCTGCACGCGACTATCTCTATCCGACGTTTAATTCCCTGAATACTCCCAGGGAAGGACAAGATTCTGGAGAATTCCTGGAGACGCTCTCTGGAACTGAATCTCCATCTTTACTTGCCGAAATTATTAGTCAGGAAGAAGAACAAAGCCGCAATTCTCAGCTAGCTGAAATTAACGCAGTTTTAGTCGCAGCCGTTGCCAAGCTGGAATCCCAAGCCCAACAACTATTGCAGATGTACTACACTCAGCAGCTAAATCAACAGCAGATTGCTCAGCAGTTGGAAATTCAGCAATATACGGTTTCTCGTCGGCTTTCTAAGGCACGGCAATCCTTGCTGCTGGCGCTGGCTCAATGGAGCCAGAACACCCTGCATATTTCCTTGACCTCAGACGTACTAAAAGATACCAGTGCAGTGCTGGAAGAATGGCTCAAAACCCACTACAGCCATCTTGACACCCTAACCCACAGGGAGCAGCCCCAATGA
- a CDS encoding DUF1822 family protein yields MTYDAALFAFTDPTQLCLEISPTAQNQAQQQSQSFSTLSSRWNAYLNQISLSAILSWLREEYEPRAKAWPSVGALPSGWEVVNGTAIELGTTRFVFIVSEAIDLSELRVPQEWVDIPSWVGDYYLAVQVDPDNGWLRIWGYCTHQQLKTRGNYDASDRTYSLDESDVIPDINALWVARQLCPEEATRTEVAPMTPLSSTQAENLIQRLANTAITAPRLEVPFAIWGALLEHGGWRERLYERRQGLPEQWSILQWLRMGVSEVGQQLGWGRVEFQPSFAGARSAEPTPMLTALSRRLDIAGQQYELQVIPLGNPEERSWRFELRNLSIGTSIPGGFTLRLLTEDLQPFENNEDIATTAVDQLYVDVILAPGEGLVWEIEPGPENYEREILRF; encoded by the coding sequence ATGACCTATGACGCCGCCTTATTTGCCTTTACCGATCCGACTCAACTGTGCTTAGAAATCTCGCCCACCGCTCAAAATCAGGCGCAACAACAAAGCCAATCTTTTTCTACACTCAGTAGTCGTTGGAATGCTTATCTCAATCAAATTTCCCTGAGTGCAATTTTATCTTGGCTGCGAGAAGAGTACGAACCAAGAGCGAAAGCTTGGCCTAGTGTTGGCGCTTTACCCAGCGGCTGGGAAGTGGTGAATGGAACCGCGATTGAATTAGGGACAACGCGATTCGTCTTCATTGTCAGCGAAGCCATCGACTTGAGCGAATTGCGGGTGCCGCAAGAATGGGTAGATATACCCAGTTGGGTTGGGGATTATTACCTAGCCGTGCAAGTCGATCCGGATAATGGGTGGCTCAGGATTTGGGGGTACTGCACTCATCAACAGCTAAAGACGAGAGGAAATTATGATGCGAGCGATCGCACTTATTCTTTAGATGAAAGCGACGTAATTCCAGACATCAATGCTCTGTGGGTGGCGCGTCAACTTTGCCCGGAAGAAGCGACCCGCACCGAGGTTGCACCAATGACCCCTTTATCCTCAACACAAGCAGAAAATTTGATCCAGCGTTTAGCAAACACTGCAATTACAGCGCCTCGGCTAGAAGTGCCTTTTGCTATCTGGGGAGCGTTACTAGAGCATGGCGGCTGGCGAGAGCGTTTGTACGAACGACGGCAAGGACTACCGGAGCAGTGGTCAATTCTGCAATGGCTCCGGATGGGTGTCTCAGAAGTCGGACAGCAATTGGGTTGGGGACGGGTTGAGTTTCAACCGAGTTTTGCGGGTGCTAGAAGCGCAGAACCCACGCCGATGCTCACCGCACTGTCTCGCCGATTGGACATTGCCGGTCAACAATACGAATTGCAAGTCATCCCCCTAGGTAATCCAGAGGAGCGAAGCTGGCGCTTTGAGCTGCGAAATTTATCAATCGGTACAAGCATTCCCGGTGGATTTACCCTCAGACTTCTGACTGAGGACTTACAACCCTTTGAAAACAACGAAGATATTGCCACGACTGCTGTAGACCAGCTTTACGTTGATGTCATTCTGGCACCTGGAGAAGGATTGGTGTGGGAAATAGAGCCAGGTCCAGAAAACTACGAAAGAGAAATCTTACGTTTTTAA
- the argJ gene encoding bifunctional ornithine acetyltransferase/N-acetylglutamate synthase, translated as MTNWQIISGGVTAPRGYRAAGIAAGLKPSGLPDLALIYSEVEAIAAGVFTTSQVRAACVDYCRQQLSVKHSAHAILCNAGQANAATGSQGWIDAIESAQMLAQVLNISSDSILLASTGVIGQRIKMDALRDGIPKLVAAASETGGDAAAQAIVTTDLVTKSIALETTFGDRPVRIGGMAKGSGMIHPNMATMLAFVTCDAAVAPSLWQKMVSRAADQSFNQITVDGDTSTNDTLIALANGESRTPAITEMGPDAEKLEAMLTEVCQYLAKAIARDGEGATCLIEVQVTGASDEKAARQVAKTVVGSSLVKSAVFGRDPNWGRIAAAAGRSGVLFDQEHLRIQLGDFLLMENGQPLPFDRAAASAYLKQAAAASAKEVLSTDSSNDLMQVESGQPVAFSRPASPTNFKDQTVAIALSIGNGSGSGVAWGCDLSYDYVKINAEYTT; from the coding sequence ATGACAAACTGGCAAATTATTAGTGGTGGAGTAACGGCTCCTAGAGGGTATCGGGCGGCTGGAATTGCTGCCGGACTGAAGCCTTCAGGCTTACCAGATTTGGCATTAATTTATTCAGAGGTAGAAGCGATCGCAGCAGGCGTCTTCACCACCAGTCAGGTACGCGCCGCTTGTGTCGATTATTGCCGTCAGCAGCTCTCTGTCAAACACAGCGCCCACGCAATTCTCTGCAACGCTGGGCAAGCCAACGCCGCCACGGGTTCCCAAGGTTGGATCGATGCAATTGAAAGCGCTCAGATGTTGGCTCAAGTGCTGAATATTTCCTCTGACTCTATCTTATTGGCATCTACAGGCGTCATTGGGCAACGAATTAAGATGGATGCCCTCCGAGATGGAATTCCTAAATTGGTCGCCGCTGCCTCTGAAACCGGCGGCGATGCAGCTGCACAAGCAATCGTCACCACCGATTTAGTGACGAAATCGATTGCCCTAGAGACAACTTTTGGCGATCGCCCGGTGCGAATCGGCGGTATGGCAAAGGGATCTGGGATGATTCATCCCAACATGGCGACGATGCTGGCTTTTGTCACTTGCGATGCGGCGGTTGCTCCCTCCCTATGGCAAAAAATGGTAAGTCGAGCCGCCGACCAAAGTTTTAACCAAATTACCGTAGATGGCGATACGAGTACCAACGATACGCTGATCGCCTTAGCAAACGGAGAATCTCGCACCCCGGCGATTACCGAAATGGGACCAGACGCCGAGAAATTAGAGGCGATGCTGACTGAAGTTTGCCAATATTTAGCGAAAGCGATCGCCCGTGATGGCGAAGGGGCTACCTGCTTAATTGAAGTACAAGTTACCGGCGCATCTGATGAAAAAGCTGCCCGTCAGGTTGCCAAAACCGTTGTCGGTTCATCCTTAGTCAAGTCAGCCGTGTTTGGGCGCGATCCTAACTGGGGACGAATTGCCGCAGCGGCGGGTCGTTCCGGGGTGCTGTTCGATCAAGAACATCTCCGCATTCAGCTAGGGGACTTCTTATTAATGGAAAATGGTCAACCTTTGCCCTTCGATCGGGCGGCGGCGAGTGCTTATTTAAAACAAGCGGCGGCAGCGTCGGCAAAAGAGGTACTTAGCACTGATTCCAGTAATGACTTAATGCAAGTAGAGTCCGGTCAACCTGTTGCGTTTAGTCGTCCTGCATCGCCGACTAATTTTAAAGATCAGACCGTTGCGATCGCGCTGAGCATCGGGAATGGTTCGGGTTCTGGTGTCGCTTGGGGGTGCGACTTAAGTTATGACTATGTGAAGATTAACGCTGAGTACACAACTTAA
- the map gene encoding type I methionyl aminopeptidase codes for MKSETIELLSNRELDKMRQAGRLAAELLNHLEPMVKPGVSTLEINDEAERWTLAHKAKSAPLGYKGFPKSLCTSINEVVCHGIPSAKQVLKEGDIINIDVTPLVDGYHGDTSKTFFVGKPSPTAKKLVEVTLECLNRGIAEVKPGARIGDIGAAIQEYAEGEGFSVVRNFAGHGVHRIFHTAPEILHYGRRGTGKRLRPGMVFTIEPMINEGTWEVEVLDDGWTAITLDRKLSAQFEHTVAVTEEGVEILTQA; via the coding sequence ATGAAAAGCGAAACAATTGAGCTGTTATCAAACCGGGAGTTGGATAAAATGCGTCAGGCTGGGCGCTTGGCGGCTGAACTCCTCAACCATCTCGAACCGATGGTCAAGCCAGGAGTCAGTACCCTAGAAATCAACGATGAAGCCGAACGCTGGACTTTAGCTCACAAAGCGAAAAGCGCCCCGCTGGGCTACAAAGGATTTCCCAAGTCTCTTTGCACCAGCATCAATGAAGTGGTCTGTCACGGCATCCCTAGCGCTAAACAGGTTCTAAAAGAAGGAGACATCATTAACATTGATGTGACGCCGCTGGTGGATGGCTACCACGGCGATACCTCTAAGACGTTTTTTGTGGGTAAGCCCTCACCCACGGCGAAAAAGTTGGTTGAGGTGACGCTGGAGTGCTTAAACAGAGGAATTGCTGAAGTCAAGCCGGGGGCGCGGATTGGCGATATTGGGGCAGCGATTCAAGAGTACGCTGAAGGAGAAGGTTTTTCTGTGGTACGGAACTTCGCGGGACACGGTGTTCACCGCATTTTCCATACTGCACCAGAGATTCTCCATTATGGTAGACGCGGAACTGGGAAGCGTCTGAGACCGGGCATGGTTTTTACGATTGAACCGATGATTAATGAGGGCACTTGGGAAGTCGAGGTTCTCGACGATGGGTGGACGGCTATCACACTCGATCGCAAGCTCTCCGCCCAGTTTGAGCATACGGTGGCTGTCACTGAGGAAGGCGTCGAAATCCTTACCCAAGCTTAA
- a CDS encoding dihydrofolate reductase family protein — MRRLKYYVACTIDGFIAHEDHTVDGFPTEGEHITDYLESLKQFDVVLMGRRTYEFGLKLGVTNPYPTMKQYVFSRTMKESPDENVELVSDNIAELLRKLKNETGKDIYLCGGADLATMLLGENLIDEIILKLSPVLFGSGIPLFSGVIKQTAVELTDSKIYESGVLLLHYRVKN; from the coding sequence ATGCGAAGACTAAAATATTACGTAGCTTGCACCATTGATGGGTTTATTGCCCACGAAGATCACACAGTTGATGGTTTTCCTACGGAAGGCGAACACATAACCGATTATCTCGAATCGCTCAAGCAGTTTGATGTCGTTTTAATGGGACGTAGGACATACGAGTTCGGACTGAAGCTCGGCGTTACCAATCCTTATCCAACGATGAAGCAGTACGTTTTCTCGCGGACGATGAAGGAAAGTCCGGATGAGAATGTTGAACTCGTTTCAGACAATATTGCTGAATTGCTCAGGAAATTGAAGAATGAAACGGGCAAAGACATTTACCTTTGCGGTGGCGCGGATTTAGCGACAATGCTTCTTGGCGAAAACTTGATTGACGAGATCATCCTGAAGTTGAGTCCGGTACTGTTCGGATCGGGCATTCCACTTTTTTCCGGAGTCATCAAGCAAACCGCTGTAGAACTCACCGACAGCAAAATCTATGAAAGTGGTGTCTTATTGCTTCATTATCGGGTGAAGAATTGA